In the Sulfurovum sp. UBA12169 genome, GTACCCACTGGCTGCCCAGTTCTTCAAATTTTTTAGCTACTTGCCAGGGCTCATCAGAGTATATTTTTGCTGAATCCATTAAGCCTTTGCTTAGTCTTACGGCTTTACCGTCTTTAAGGTCTATGGCCGGAAGTATGGTCATTTGACACCTCGTGTCAAATGACGTGAAGAGCAAAGCGTGAAGAGCGAAGCGTTTTGGTATGCATTGCTTTGCAATGCTTTTGTTTGATGTTGCATATTTTCCCTTTATAGTTTTACAAAATTTTCTATGATTTTAAGTCCATTTTCATGGCTTTTTTCTGGGTGCGGCTGTATGCCAAAGATATTACCGTTTTGTACAGCGCTCACAAACGCATATCCGTAATGAGTTTTTCCTACAGCATAGGCATCGTCACATTGGACATGATAAGAGTGTACAAAGTAAAGATAAAACGCATCCGGCAATCCTTTGAAAAGCGGCGTTTCTTTTTGTTTGAACAGCTCATTCCATCCCATATGCGGCACTTTTCGGGGATGGTCAAACCGGCTTTCATCAAATGCTGCTACTTTTCCCGGTATGAGCCCAAGCCCTTCATGCGACCCAAACTCCTCGCTGCTCTCAAAAAGCAACTGCATCCCCAGGCAGATACCAAGAAGGGGTTTGCCGCTGTGCGCAAAGCGTTTGACCGCTTCATCCATGCCGTTGGATTTGAGGTGCTTCATAGCATCACCAAAAGCACCTACGCCGGGCAAGATAAGTTTATCGTACTGATCCAATTTGCCGGGATCGCTTTCTAACGTGACGGCAGCACCTACGTTGGCAAACGCATTGATGACAGAAGCAAGATTGCCCATCTTGTAATCAACAATTCCAATCACGATAAAACTCCTAATGTATATAAAGTGTTGTGATTATAGCAAATTAAATTGAAAGGTGTCGTCCACTATGGACGTCCTTTAGCCTATTTGGGTAAAATAAACTTTAATTTATCATCAAAATAAGGTGAACATGAGAGAGAAGATTGAGTATCAGGCAGTAAAATTACTTTTATGGTTTGCAAAAGTTTTACCAAAATCGTTTGTTTATGGTTTGATGTATTGGCTGACGCTCTTGGTTTATCATACAGACGCAAAAAGACGTCTTTTGACTCTCAACAATCTTGCATTGGCATTTCCTGAAAAAGAAGAGAAAGAGATAGAAAGAGTATCTAAGGAAGTATATAGTGAGCTTTCAAAGACCATTGCCGAAATTCTATTGATGTTTGCAGACAGATTTGATATAGACGAAGCAGTCGTAAATAAAGATGAAGCGATAGAGAAGCTCCAAAGGGCGATACAAGACAGCCCTCGAGGCATCATAGCTATGACAGCACATTTTTCCAACTGGGAGCTTTTGGCACATTTTTTGGCAAAACACGGTTTGCCGATGCTGGTGGTCGGACGGGAGGGGAATAATAAACTGATCGAAAATAATATTACCCAGCCGTTTCGCAAACGATACGGCAATGATACAACAACCAAAAAGAAAGCGATACTGTCTATGGTAAAAAGATTAAAA is a window encoding:
- the hisH gene encoding imidazole glycerol phosphate synthase subunit HisH, coding for MIGIVDYKMGNLASVINAFANVGAAVTLESDPGKLDQYDKLILPGVGAFGDAMKHLKSNGMDEAVKRFAHSGKPLLGICLGMQLLFESSEEFGSHEGLGLIPGKVAAFDESRFDHPRKVPHMGWNELFKQKETPLFKGLPDAFYLYFVHSYHVQCDDAYAVGKTHYGYAFVSAVQNGNIFGIQPHPEKSHENGLKIIENFVKL